Part of the Camelus bactrianus isolate YW-2024 breed Bactrian camel chromosome 6, ASM4877302v1, whole genome shotgun sequence genome, AGCAGCCCAACACTCGTCCCTAAGAGGAGTCTGAATGTCCCGGAGTTCGGGCTGAGAAGCAACACTACAGTCATGTCTGTCCATAGAGGTCCAGTGACCTGAGGAACTTCAGGCCCCTGATCCGAAGCGTGGCTGGGAGAGGAGTTCCCTAGGCAGCCTTGCTAAATCCCGGGATGAGACAACTAAGCAGCTCACCCCTCTACTCGCTCTGCTATTCAACAAAAAAGGTTACTGAGCATCGGCCGTGTGCAACTGTAATGAGTGCTTGGGAAACAACAGGGAATAAGACACACAGGTTATCTTGTCCTCTTGGAGCTTTTCATAGAAAGGACAGACACTAAATGTATCAACAAGTgagtaaataaaataaccaaaatgtgggGTAAGTGTCAATAGAAGAGAAATAGTGTTATGACCCGGGAGGGTGGGATAGACTACTGGAGACAGGAGGTGCTGTCAGTCAAAGAAGGTCTCTTTGAAGAAGAGACATTTAAACTGAGAGAAAGCCACTCAAAGAGACATGCCAGGCCTTTGAACTGCAAGTGCAtggctcaacacacacacacacacacacacacacacacacacacacacacacacacaccacacgcaCGTGGACATACCTGCCAAGGGCACTGCAGGCCAATGACCTCATTGACTTGGGTCTTAACGTGTGATTCATTTGTGCCCTGGGGAGGTGGCAGCCAGCCCTGTCTATCATAACCaaaacagtttctttttcatttacacAAATTGATAAGAAACCTTTGGGTGTATGGGTCTCTCAAATGACTGGGATTTAAATTCCACCTATGTATTTTTTCTACTTTGCCCTGCTAGCAGGGCTCTTTATTTCAAACTCAAATTTTCATAGTATTTCTAGACCCCAACGTAGCACTCCAGGGATCCCCGTCACTTTCTATACTGAAAATAATTGCTTGTTACTTTTTGAAGTTGCAATATACCAGCTCTTAAGAAAATCTAGAAGTTGCTTTCCATACCTCGTTGGTTAACTGGATCTTTAGCTACGTAGGCAACAAAGTCTGTGGTAtcctataaaaaaggaaaaatgattgcATTTAAAATGAATGGATTGTACTGTTGAAAGATAAGAGTACATTTAGGATATGACACTCAGACTTATACTaatgtttctgtttaaaaaaaaaaggaaagcatccTAGTAGGGAACATAAACAGatatacatcatatatatatatatttagcaaCTGTGGAGTCCACATTCTCTGCCCCTTGGGGAGAGGTTTGAAGATTAAAAATTTGGAGGCAGACTATGTCACTAAGAATATAAGACAATGCAGGTGCcaggggaaggtacagctcaagtggtagagtattcgcttagcatgcatgaggtcctgggttcaatccccagtacctcctctaaaaataaataagtaaacctaattacttttcCCTCCCCctacaaaataaattaataaacatactttttaaaagaagagagaatgcaGGTAGGGGATATGTTaggacaaatattctttaaaaacgaTTAGGGACTGACTGTAACTCTCTTCTGTGCTGAAAGATGAAATACCAGTGTTGCAACCACAAAGATGTCATAAACTAGGACAGGGCACCATGATTTCCCAGTTGTCCAAACAGATACCATGTACATCAGAAAATAAGTCAATTAAAGAGACCAGGGTTTCATGGTTGTTAGCTTGCTTGTGCACAGTGCAACTGAAggaataataaagcaaaaatgcAAGGCATTTATTTGATCAATACCTAGAAAGAAAAgatcatttttgaaaaagagaatcCATAAAAAAACCTAACGAGTTCAAAAAAGGAATGTGTTGCTGActttgcaaaaacaaacaaacaaaaagcctctTGGTAATTCTGACTTGAAAACAGTATGCTGATGAATGATaagattttaataattaaagttGCTTTTTGTTATCTCGGTTCTcagaaaaaatatacacacactgcCATTTGCAGATTAGAAGTGTGACTCTAGAGAGGGAAGATGCAATCAACTGGCAGGAAATAAAAGCCCATGTTTGTAATACCCTCAAGGACAATCACTTAATAACCCACAATGAATCATACGGGAAGCGGATCTCAGGGTCAGCCTAACTTgtcttcagttatttttaaaaataacacacacCTTAGTAAATCTGTCTTAtgcaaaaaagataaaagatttgAAATATCTTGTAGATAAATAAAGTCATACCTATGATCTTTATGAGTTAGAAGCAAAGCCACAATTGCTGGGGGCGTGGCTGCTAATTGTAAAGCTGAAGACGGGGCgcggtgtagctcagtggtagagcacatgcttagcatgcaggaggtcctgggtgcaagccccaggacctccatttaaaaacataaataaacctaattacttcccccagaaaaattaaaaaaaaattttttttttaagttgaagagGTGGTATGATGCTAGCAATTTTTCTACTATGTTAGTTGATGAGAAAGAGGTCATGGGACCTCTCCAGACCTTGGTATCCTCATCTTCAAAAGAATCTCCAACATTCTTACAGTCCTAAAGTTCTATAACTGTAAATATCTGGGAGAATTTAAAGAAGGTTAAAAGTGAAGCACAAATAGTGGGGGGAAAtgtaaaaaatgcatttaatttggACATACTCATAATGCATTCCTGAAATGGAGAAAGTATGTACAGACACAGAAGCACTACCAAGAACCGTCTTCAGGGCTGACAGAAGAACGACAAGTAAACTGCTTTTGAGAAGAGGGAAAAAGTGCGGGTAGCAAGGTCACGAGGTGAGGAGGCGGTCactcagtattttttaaactttggagGGAATCTGGTAGGAAGAAGGGTACTACATTGAGTCATGGAGACTTTTGGCTTCCTACTCCCTGGACCCAGCCAGTTAGCTGTGAAGCTGTAAATGATCTCAGTGAGCATCCTAAGCAAATACAGACATGCATCAGCCACAGTGGAGATGGCTCTCTCCtgtcactctgtgccaggcactgtgctagcaGCTTACACGCACCctttcacttaattctcacaacactGTGAGGCAAGAGTGACcattccccattttacagatgaggaccctGAAGCTTAGAGAGTCTAAATAAGTCAAGTTTGCTTGACTCCAGAGCCTGGCACTCCTCCATCCTACCTCCCTGCCCTGTGGGCAAAATTTCACTTGGGGGACCTCTAATGCCAATGCTTCATGGTTCTTCCAGTTTTGTATTTAAAACCAGCAGGATTTCTCCCCAGCTGCAGACTCCATTCAGTAGGTACAAACTTTCCTAGAGTGGCTACAAATTCTCTCCTGTGTGTTTTTGGTAGGCGCAGTGCTTTGGTTGGTTGAAAGAACTAAAGGCACATAAAGACAGTTTAAAAAGAATTAGGATTCTGGAGAACTAAGACACCACACAGGGCATGGCTAGGGTAAATGAGGATTCTCATACCAATTCTAAAATGACAGCAACCCTTGAAACTTGAAAAGGGAAATTTAGGGCAAACAGCAATTATTTTTCACACTACTTTTATGTAGAACTCATTACTTTGAATTGCTTAAGGAAAGTATTTGAGCTCCTTCATGGATGGTCGAGCTATAGTGAGTCAGGAAGAGAAGTGATGACTCTGCCTTTTCAGGCTGGTAGTTGATCCTCTCTACTACCAAACACACCTTGTGGTGTGGCTGCTGAGGCCAGATCACAAGACTGCATGGACGGCAAATATGGAGGGCCCACAATAAAATATAGATAGATTTTTGACTTTGTGGAAGGCCGGGGCCCCTAATCCCCGCATGGTTCAAGGGCCAACCGTATATTGCAGGTACAAGAAAAATGTCACAGTGTCACAGAGGAGCAAAGTCCTCCTTCagctccctcagtttaaacaggctTGTTTCTTGGTCAGTCACAGGCATCCTAGCTtcaatgcctctctccttctgCTCTGGTCCCAGAAATGATGCAGTTGGGGGTCAGGGAATCACCCTCTACTCTGCCAAGAAGGCGGGGAGTGAGAGCACTGACTAGGTCCCGCACAATTCATGGGAATGGGCACCATGTGGCCTCGTGGGAGGGAGGAACTGCAAGTTCTCTCTCTCCAGTGAGCCGTTCCCACCATGTGTTCGTGCAAACCTGGTTGTTCAGTTCAGGTTAGACTTAGCTGCCTTGGCTGACCACCAGAAATGCCAAATAGGCTGCCCTTCCTATGCCAAATCCAATGGATTAAGGATCTGGCTGGAACTCTGTGTTGAAAAGAATTCTGAGAGAGGACCAGCAACACATGTATGACATAATTGTTTTTTTATGAATTTGATGTTATCTACAGGAAGCTCCTCAGATGATAACTCCATGGCCAACAGCACAATGGAGTATTATCTGTTCATCTACtaatccaaatattttaaaaatcagtggcaGGAAATATTTTGTCAAAACCAAATTTCTGATTAACTGCTACATGTGTCTATTCACAAACTGTTGTAAGATATTTGGAAAAGACATGTAGTGACTAATATGCTTTACACAGAAGTTCTTTTAACTCTTATAGAAAGAACTTTCATGAATTCATACTTACAGGATCTCCTCCAGAGGCAAATGAAATAGACTGCATATGATGATTTGCAATAatctggaaaacagaaacaaacatgtGTGATGCTATAAGTTAATTATACCTAGTTATATACCATCTAACAGTAATGGacatacatttgtttgttttgttttcgccTGTTCAGCATCCCTTTGGAAATCGCTTCAGCCACGTTCTATAATAATCTCATTTAGAGCATGAGGTTCAGGTGAGTGTGACACGCCCTTCTCACGGCCCTTCTCCTTGCAGGTGGACACATGATCCAGGGCTAGCCAATCAGAAAACATCCCCTCTCTGAGTACGGCAAAGCCAATCAACATTATCTTTGTGGAGGAACTGAGAGAAATAATAGAAGAGAATGCATCTCTCCCTGCCACTTAAGACCTTAGTATAAGCCAAAGTTTCTAAGAGTCATCCTTTGCTGCCATATGGGGAAAGCGTGTTGGAAACCGAACCTTTCTCTCTTTGAGAAAATCAGAGCTGAGAATTAAAAATAGTGAAAGTCAGTGGGTAACATTTGTTTCATCACTTCAACCCATACATTTCTCCCCTccctttatgtttttatgtatttttctattttctttattttatgtaaGTTTCTTTGAATTGGGTTTGAGTCATTTGCCACCAAAAGTATCCTTACGAAGGCACTAACATTAGGACTTCTGATATGAAGTAAGACTATCCAACTGAACTGCAATAATTAGTCAAGAAAATTGTCTCTTACTTGAGATTCTCCGCTTGCTTGTTTGGAAACCAGAATGTAGTGATCAACTTGCAGAGATGTGTTTGTTATACAGTTTTGAAGGTTCACTAAAACAACTGTGCACCAACTGGCTAATCTTGTCTTCAGATTTGCTTAACAGGGTACTAAAGCTGCTCATATAAAATGAGCAAGCAGTTCTACTCTTAGatgtatatccaaaagaactgtgTAAATACGTGCACTGAAAGATCTTCTCAAGGAAGATAATCACGGATCGGTTCATAATggctccaaactggaaacaaccctaaTGATGATCATTGTGATATTCAAACAacgagggagggtgtagctcaagtggtagagtgcgtgctttgcatgcatgaggtcctgggctcaatccccagtgcctccccacaaaataaataaacccaattacttccCCCATAATTAAACAAACAATGGACTACTACATAGCAGTAACAGATTCCTTgggcaaaagaagccagacacaaagactgtataacttacataaaatttgaaaacaggcaaaattcttttattctgtttgaaTTCAGGATAGTGATGACTTTTGGGGCAAAGGAAGGGGAAAGCAAGTGGCTTTCTGGGATCTTGCAAATGGTGTTCCTTGAACTGTAGTGGTTGCACAGATACATTTTTTTGTGATAATCAAGCTATATACTTATGATTTATGTACTTTTCTATATTTATGTTTCctgtatttatatttcagttaaaaataattagtaaaaaCAAGATCAATACACAAAGATCAATGTTTTTCCCATATATCACCAATAGCCAATGTGACACTGTgcagaagagaagagggaggtaCATTTTACAAGAGAACCTAAGTATAAAATTAATGATAATCACATAAGACTTTTTAGAAAACTTCATTGAAGGATATAAATAAGACCTGAACAAGTAGAAAGTACACATATCACCTTTATCGATTAGAAGACAACattgtaaagatgtcaattcttcccCAAGTTAATCTATAAATTCCATGCAATTCCAATACAAATTCCACCAATATCATTCAAGGAACTTTTCAAACTacttctaaaattcacatgaaagaataaatgtgcAAAAAGAGCTGAGGCAAGTTTTTAAAGAACAAAGAGACAAGATTTTCCTTATGAGCAAGATGTAATCTAAAACTACAGAAATTCATTAGACTACAAAGTCTGAAAAGATTCACACTTTCGTGGCCTTTCATTCTATGATAAATGTGGCACCAAACAGGAGACAAAAGGCCAAGTGATTAAATCAGTGGAGTCAGCTGAATTAGCTAACCAATTTCCAAGAAATCAAGGctatagaaaatgaaacaaaacaccaTTAAATTGATAAAATTGTTAAAGTTCAGCAAAATCATATGTGGCAAGGGTGTGAATATTCTCAAACACTGCTGGCTAGAGCTTAAATTTGCACAGCAAGTTTGGAGAGCAACTtgacatatattaaaattaaagtatgcATACCCTACAATTCCACCTTTCCACTTGTAGGTTTTTACTCTAGAGAATAATTGGCACATGTGGCTGTTCATTTACTCGTAATTTATAAtatcaagaaatagaaaagtatTTGTGCATAGTTGTTAACTATAGTACAGCTACACAAATagaatactatgaaaaaataCTGTCTATGGATACTAATGCAGTTAAATCTTCAAGATCTTGctgagggttttttggtttgcttatttTGTAAGTTTAAGACAATTAggtaagacattaaaaaaaaataagatttttccaTGAGGACATATAAATCCAtgtaaatgcaaagaaaagagaTTTAAAGAATACACACCAGGAAAAAAGGGatccttcctacactgttggtgggaatgtaagttagtgcttactatggaaaacagtatggaggttcctttaaaaattaaaaatagttaccatacgatccagcaatcccactcctggacatatatccagaaaagacaaaactctaacttgaaaagatgcatgcaccctaatgttcacagcagcactatttacaatagccaagacatggaagcaatctaagtgcccatcaacagatgaatggataaagatatggtattcatacacacacacacacacacacacacacacacacgcgtgcgcgTGTGTGAATATTACTTAGCTgtgaaaaagaattaaacagtACTATTTGCAACAagatggatgggcctggagattatCGATTACCATagtgagtgaagtaagtcagacagagagagaagtatatgatatcacttataagtggaatctaaaaataatgctaatgaatttatttaaaaagcagaaagagactcatagatacagaaaacaaatttgtggttaccaaaagggaaagggaaggagggataaattaggagtatgagattaacagatgcacatcactatatataaaacagataacaaagATATACTGTGGcacacagggaagtatattcaatatcttgtaataacctataacggaaatgaatctaatatatataatagaatctAATAAAATAGAGAGCTGAATGGagagctgaatcactttgctgtacaccttaaattcatacaatattgtaaaccaactacacttcaataaaaaaagagaacaacCAAATTGACAATAGAGTAAAGTTACCTTATGCAAAAAGAATGGGACCAAGTATAGTATTTCttcactatatattttttaaagagcacTTATAATATGCTTATTTGTgaatttaacttttgtttttttaatgagagaaacAGGAGAAATAAATAGATCAGTTTTTAACATGATCTGTGTTTGAGAACCCCGTGAAGCTTGGAGGTACGGACTGAACAGTTATTACGGCATAGATAAGGCGTAATTAAAACCGGGGAGCAGATGCGAttgcctggggttgggggaaaAGAGACGGCGAGGCGGGAGCAGGATTTAAGCATCATTACAGAAGACATGTAAAGTATTTTCAAGTTTAGAGCACTACAAGCAGCACAGTGGTTAAGAAAGGCGGAGGATAAGCAATGCTCCTGTATGCACAGTGTTTAGGTATGAACTGCGGACGGATAGAAACGACACCCCATCGCCTCCAGGACGGCCCCCGGGGGAGCACACAGCGGCCAGCGCCCGCGCGCCGCGCCTAGCGGGAGGCGGTGTCTGGGGgtcgcgcacgcgcacacacgcaggGTCCCGCCAGCGCACGGCGCCTGCGCAAGCGCACAACCGCACGGCCGCGTAGCTCCGATCTTGCTGAAAACCGCTGGCGAGAGCTTGAGCCGCTTGCACAATGTCGGAAATGCACGAGCTGTCCGAGCTCTACGAGGAGAGCAACGACCTGCAGATGGATGTGATGCCTGGCGAGGGTGACCTTCCGCAGATGGAGGTAGGCAGCGGGAGCCGGGAGCCATCCCCGAACCCCTCCCGCGCCGGGGCCCCGCCAcagctggaggaggaaggccCGATGGAGGAGGAGGCGGCCCAGCCAATGGCGGAGCCGCAGGGGCAGCGAGGCCTGGCCATCCGGCCCAGCCCCGGGGCGCAGCCGGGCCAGATCGCGGGCCCGGATTTCGAGAGCGAGGACGAGGGTGAGGAATTTGATGACTGGGAGGAGGACTACGACTATCCGGAAGAGGAGCAGCTGAGCGGTGCGGGCTACAGAGTATCAGCGGCCCTTGAAGAAGCCAACAAGATGTTCCTGAGAACCTCCAGAGCCAGAGAAGCAGCTCTGGATGGCGGGTTCCAGATGCATTATGAGAAGACCCCGTTTGATCAGCTGGCTTTTATCGAAGAGCTTTTTTCACTTATGGTTGTCAATCGTCTGACCGAAGAACTCGGCTGTGATGAGATTATTGATAGAGAGTAGTAAAAATGCTGTGAAGAGAGGAGGAAACTACTTGAGGAGACACCCAGCATTCCATTGTCTCTTGGGTTCATTCCAAATAGTTCGTGCCAATGAAGAACttgatcttaaaaaaattttttttctttgttttgcagaATACAATAGGGTAGTGACTGCACAgttatgaaaaaggaagaaaattgttaaagaaaaaggaacttaGTACTGTTGAAACCTCTTTTCAAGAATGTCCTGAAATACCTATGGCTTTGACTTTGTTATTGATCCAGTTTCACTGCCTTGCGTTGGGGGAAATATCTTTCATATTTCACTGTAAGGGATGGCTTTGCAATAATTAAGTCATGACCAAGACAAACTGCCAGTACAACAGCCCActgatattaataaatattaaaaaaaaaaaaaagcaatcagtTTAGCAAGCTTAGGACACGAGATGTCTGAGTTATTTGGACTGAAAGCCTACTGAGAAAACTCTGAGGATTCCATGTTGTGATCTAGCCAAGCCATAGTTACCAAAGGCTAAATTTTTAGTGTAAGATAAACTGAGTACTCTTCAGTATCCTGAAAGGATAATCATGCCCTGAAAGAAGTATGTCACGTGTGCTGTATCTTAAAAAGTGTTTCCAAGAGTATTTGAGATTTTGTTTGTACATGTACCATCATTTTTAAAGCTACTGTAATCTTTAATTCAAGAAGTCATTGTCTTGACCATTTTTGAAAGTCAAAAATTGAGACGTCTTTAATACAGTTTCAAATTTAGACATTAAACTGTAggtaaaagtataaagaaaacaaattttctaaCATCCTTATATACTAcagaaattttgttttacttgctctctgtttttcatttaacTTTACAGGCAAAAGACTTTGGTTGAACTTCATAGTGTAGGAACTGTTAAGTGAATATTGTCAAGTAAAAGGAAAACCCTATATCTCAAAAAGACTATGAACAATTATGCTGTCAACCCCTAAAGGTTTTTAAACCTGCCCAGAAACCCACCTTAGTATCTGAAgtttccctctgtctcctcctctaaTTAAACTTGTTATTGGTTATGCACCAGCATTCGAGATAATAAAAATTTCTTGTTctgtgtattttgtttgtttggctaaTGGCATTGCATACATACTTTCTCTAATactactttttattgttttatactgttttattgtACGATTGCAACCACCTTAAGGTTTATGAACCACTCTTTACAAGGGAAAGTACCCAGCTTCAAATACCT contains:
- the EID1 gene encoding EP300-interacting inhibitor of differentiation 1, whose amino-acid sequence is MSEMHELSELYEESNDLQMDVMPGEGDLPQMEVGSGSREPSPNPSRAGAPPQLEEEGPMEEEAAQPMAEPQGQRGLAIRPSPGAQPGQIAGPDFESEDEGEEFDDWEEDYDYPEEEQLSGAGYRVSAALEEANKMFLRTSRAREAALDGGFQMHYEKTPFDQLAFIEELFSLMVVNRLTEELGCDEIIDRE